AGAGATTATGTCTGTCTGGATGGAAAATTTAAAACAACTATTAACACAAAAAGAAATCCTTATTCTATATGGAAATGTTAGAGATACTACATATATCAAGAAAAATGGTGACTTGGTGAAAGGACTTACAGAACTTATTTGGGAAATTGGGAAAGAATTTGGATATGATGAAGAAAGATTCTGGGGTGTATTTTATAACAATGAAAATAAAAGTCAATCTCCTATGTGGGCGATAGAAAGAATTGATATTTTTAATGAAGAGGGTGGAAAATCAGAGGTAGAAGAAATAAATGTTCAAGATAAAGAAGTTGTTTTGTTAACGAAATGGCTCCAAAAATATATAATGGATATAAATAAAAAAAGAATTTTTGTTATTTATTATATAGATAAACTCACTCCTTATAATCCAAGGGGTCCATATCCAAAAGATAAAGAAATTCTTATAACACTTATTCAAAAAATAATAGAAAATATTTCTTCAAATAATAGATTGATAATGGTATCTTTGCAAGATACTATGATTCCATTTGATTACTATACTAATTCCCCAAAAGTTGCTGTAATGGAAATTCCAAAACCGGGTAAAGAAGAAAGAAAAATCTATTTTTCCAAACATTTAATTGATTTTAATCAAGAACATCTTGATTTTCTTGCAAATATAACAGATGGGTTATATGTAAGAGATATAGACAATATTCTAAGAGATGTTTTATCTCAAAAAAAAGATATTTCAAATTCTATTTTAAGAAAAATTGTAAATAGATATCGGATTGGGACAGAAGAAGACCCTTGGGAAAATTTACCATTATCTGGTTCTCCAAAAGGATTAATTGATTCTGCTGAAAATTGGTTTAAAGAAAAAGTTATAGCACAGGATTATGCAGTAGAAGAAGTTGTAAAAGCAATAAAGAAAGCAAGGGCAGGAGTTGTAGGACTTGCATCAGGACAATTAACAAAGCCAAAAGCAGTTTTTTTCTTTGCAGGTCCTACAGGAGTTGGAAAAACTTTTCTTGCAAAAAAATTAGCCGAATATCTATTTGATTCTGAAAGTGCCTTTGTTAGAATGGATATGAGTGAATATAAAGAAGAACATACTGTTTCTAAACTCATTGGTTCACCCCCTGGATATGTTGGATATGAAGAAGGAGGACAACTTACAAAATCGGTTAAAAGTAAACCCTTTTCAGTTATATTATTTGATGAAATAGAAAAAGCACACCCTAAGATAATGGATATTTTTCTTCAAATTCTTGATGATGGACGGCTTACGGATAGTAGAGGACAGATTGTTTTTTTTACAGAGTGTGTAATTATTTTTACCTCAAATATAGGTGCCAGAACAACAAATAATAGAGGAAATCCAATATCAGAGCGAGAAAACTTAGAAAAAATTTTAAGTAATAAAGAAATTAGCGAGGAACAAAAACAGGAAATGGTAAGAGAACATTTTGTTGAAGCGGTAAGAGAATTTTTTATGTATGAAATATCAAGACCAGAACTTCTTAACAGGATAGGTTCTCATATAATTCCTTTTAATTATATAAGTATACCAGAATCCCAGAGGAAAATTATAAAAAGTAAATTGGAAGATATAAAAAATAATTTTCAAGATAAATTTTTCTATGCAGGACATATATTAGAGTTTAAAGAAGATGTTAGTAATTATTTCTTTAATAAACATAGGGAAAACATAGAAAAATTTGGAGGTAGAGGGCTTGTTAATATCATTGAGGATGAAATAGGCCCTTTACTCGCTGAACAATT
Above is a genomic segment from bacterium containing:
- a CDS encoding AAA family ATPase, with amino-acid sequence MSVWMENLKQLLTQKEILILYGNVRDTTYIKKNGDLVKGLTELIWEIGKEFGYDEERFWGVFYNNENKSQSPMWAIERIDIFNEEGGKSEVEEINVQDKEVVLLTKWLQKYIMDINKKRIFVIYYIDKLTPYNPRGPYPKDKEILITLIQKIIENISSNNRLIMVSLQDTMIPFDYYTNSPKVAVMEIPKPGKEERKIYFSKHLIDFNQEHLDFLANITDGLYVRDIDNILRDVLSQKKDISNSILRKIVNRYRIGTEEDPWENLPLSGSPKGLIDSAENWFKEKVIAQDYAVEEVVKAIKKARAGVVGLASGQLTKPKAVFFFAGPTGVGKTFLAKKLAEYLFDSESAFVRMDMSEYKEEHTVSKLIGSPPGYVGYEEGGQLTKSVKSKPFSVILFDEIEKAHPKIMDIFLQILDDGRLTDSRGQIVFFTECVIIFTSNIGARTTNNRGNPISERENLEKILSNKEISEEQKQEMVREHFVEAVREFFMYEISRPELLNRIGSHIIPFNYISIPESQRKIIKSKLEDIKNNFQDKFFYAGHILEFKEDVSNYFFNKHRENIEKFGGRGLVNIIEDEIGPLLAEQLLFAEKTGIIKVKFTFFVSENGELKCRRE